Below is a genomic region from Fusobacterium nucleatum.
TAATAGGTTTCTTTATCTCAATTTTTTTGTAATTTTCAATAATTCCACCACCAAAATTAATTTTAAAAATATTGGCAACTAAACTTGAAAAAATTACACAAACCACAATAGTGTAAACTAAATTTTGTCCAAAAAAGAAATATGTTATAAAAGCAGATACAATAGAACTAGCTGTAACAACCTTACTTTCTTTTAAACCAGCTAGAGATATTCTAGTTAACATTATTCCTACTCCTGCCATCATTGCATTAATAATAGTTGAACCAGCAAAATTAACTATTGTAGACAGAATCCCTGTAAGTCCTAATATAACCATTGTTATACCAGAGAATAATATTATTGAAAGTCTTTCTCTAATATCTTTTCCTAACATTCCTGCAAGAGCTATTGTTTCTGCTTGGAATGAAATAGGAATAGCAGAACCATATAATAAACAAGCCACAGCACCAACAATAAAACCAAAAGCAGTAGGTATTGAAGCAAAACCATAAGTAGCAGCTAAAAGAGCTTGTGGAATACCATTTAATACAACTCCCAAAGCTGCAAGTACATCATTAATTGTCATTAAAAAAACACCCTTTCTATATTTAAATTATATCATATTTTATGTAAGAAGTTATTAATTGTCAAGGGAGTTCTAGTAAATTTTAGAAAATAAAAAAAAGTTAAAAAAACAGTATATTTTTTCGTTAAAAAGTGATAAAATATTAAAACAGGACAATATAAAAATAAAGGGGGAGATTTTAATGGAATTTTTAAGAAGTCTATATTTTGCTTTTGATGAAGAGGTTCAGGCAGAAATTTTTAAAGGATTAACATTTTATTCAATAGCTATTTTAATACTTTGCATATTAGTATATGTTGGAGGGAAAATATTATCATCTTCTCCAGAAACAAAAGGTAAAGTATCTGCTTTTGTTTTTGGAATTGTTGTAGCTAATGTTATTGCTGTTGTTTATATATTATATATGTTAATAGAAATTGGAATAATTCAATAAATTTGTCCTATTTATACAGATTCATATAACATAATAAAAAGAATTACAATCAATGATTTGAAAGTAATTCTTTTTTATTTTTGAAAAATAAAATAATTAACTAAAGAAATGATATAATAAGATAAAAAATTAGCTTTGGAGGAAAAATGAAAAAGCATAAAAATATAATGATACAGGGAACAGGCTCATCTGTTGGAAAAACTTTAATAGTTGCAGGTCTATGTAGAGTATTTGCACAAGATGGATATAGAGTTTCCCCTTTTAAATCACAAAATATGGCACTTAATTCTTTTGTGGATATTGAGGGCTTAGAATTGAGTAGGGGAACAGTTATTCAAGCAGAGGCAGGCTATGAAATTCCAAGAGCTTTTATGAATCCGATTTTATTAAAACCTAATTCTGATAATAATTCACAAGTAATAATAAATGGAAAGGTTGCATATACAGCTGATGCAAAAAATTACTTTTCACATTCAAAAGAATTAAAAGAAATAGCCTTAGAAACTTACAAAAATAATATAGAAAATAATTTTGATATAGCAGTTTTAGAGGGTGGAGGAAGTCCAGCAGAGATAAATTTAAGAGAATATGATTTAGTAAATATGGGTATGGCAGAACTTGTTGATAGTCCAGTTATATTAGTTGGAAACATAGATATAGGGGGTGTATTTGCTGCTATCTATGGAACAGTGATGTTATTAGATGAAAATGATAGAAAAAGAATAAAGGGTTATATTATTAATAAATTCAGAGGAGATAGTGATTTATTAAAACCTGCTATTGAAATTTTAGATAAAAAATTTAAA
It encodes:
- a CDS encoding NCS2 family permease, which translates into the protein MTINDVLAALGVVLNGIPQALLAATYGFASIPTAFGFIVGAVACLLYGSAIPISFQAETIALAGMLGKDIRERLSIILFSGITMVILGLTGILSTIVNFAGSTIINAMMAGVGIMLTRISLAGLKESKVVTASSIVSAFITYFFFGQNLVYTIVVCVIFSSLVANIFKINFGGGIIENYKKIEIKKPIINLSVIRGALALACLTIGANIAFGNITASMTGKYEANIDYLTIYSGLADAVSSLFGGGPVEAIISATAAAPNPLSSGILMMVIMAVILFFGLLPKISKYIPGHSVHGFLFILGAIVTVPTNASLAFSGGTPQDYVVAATAMTVTAANDPFIGLLVALVVKYIFIFIG